In Bifidobacterium sp. ESL0775, the following are encoded in one genomic region:
- the recN gene encoding DNA repair protein RecN, with product MLEELEVRNLGPIRSAVLAPGKGMTAITGETGAGKSMLLSAIRLISGATAGVGRVASGADAAWAQGIFDVDASGKAAGLARDAGVLDEDGDAAGTDSDESGRQELFLSRTVPASGRSRAVLCGHSVPRNVLGNVAGELVTIHGQADQLRLASPARQREFLDMAADDQAEREAYRAAWEKLQAMDERLHNLTNQEASARQRADYLRESIEQINKVDPKPGEDDELKEKRSRVENAAEIAQGVGSALSALDTAQVDADSDGLGASEAINHAIAALRAIHVGGSFEQAADRLESLNADLSDIIFTLSNEVDTDEDAEGLDAINSRIHELDELTRRWGPTLEDVIAWRDKAAFEVEDLDASPEKVEELKAQRQQAFDDAMKAADALSKKRKLAAKALAGTVTKELSALAMAGAGLEIRVVRRDASSTNQQNTVHDDESGSSASTWPLDVNGIDDIEFLFTPFPGSPQLPMGKSASGGELSRLMLALELAVAEKRTSGSSDMTFIFDEVDAGVGGKAAVELGKRIARLSRTSQVIVVTHLAQVASWADTQFVVSKGSTQGSGSKAPIETTVNEVTGDARVHEIARMLSGSESATSLSHAQELLASSKL from the coding sequence ATGCTTGAGGAACTGGAAGTTCGTAACTTGGGGCCGATTCGCTCTGCGGTGCTGGCTCCAGGCAAAGGTATGACGGCGATTACAGGCGAGACGGGAGCCGGTAAATCCATGCTCTTAAGCGCGATACGGCTCATTTCCGGCGCGACTGCAGGCGTGGGCCGTGTCGCGTCAGGCGCGGACGCCGCTTGGGCCCAAGGCATTTTCGATGTGGATGCTTCCGGCAAGGCAGCCGGGTTGGCCCGTGACGCCGGTGTGTTGGACGAAGACGGAGACGCGGCTGGCACGGATTCGGACGAAAGCGGCAGACAGGAGCTTTTTCTTTCGCGTACCGTTCCCGCATCCGGGCGTTCGCGGGCCGTGCTGTGCGGTCACAGCGTGCCCCGGAACGTGCTGGGCAATGTCGCCGGCGAATTGGTGACGATCCACGGCCAGGCAGACCAGTTGCGCCTCGCCTCGCCGGCACGGCAGCGTGAGTTCCTCGATATGGCGGCTGATGACCAAGCCGAAAGGGAAGCTTATCGTGCGGCTTGGGAGAAGTTGCAGGCGATGGACGAGCGGTTGCACAACCTCACCAACCAGGAGGCTTCGGCCCGGCAGCGCGCCGATTATCTGCGCGAGTCCATCGAGCAGATCAACAAGGTCGATCCCAAACCCGGCGAGGATGACGAGCTCAAGGAGAAACGCTCCCGTGTTGAGAATGCCGCGGAGATCGCGCAGGGTGTGGGTTCTGCGCTTTCCGCTCTGGATACCGCGCAGGTTGATGCCGACAGCGATGGGTTGGGTGCCTCGGAGGCGATCAACCACGCCATCGCGGCGTTGCGCGCCATCCATGTCGGCGGATCGTTCGAGCAGGCCGCGGACCGTTTGGAATCGCTGAACGCCGACCTTTCCGACATCATCTTCACGCTTTCCAACGAGGTGGACACCGACGAGGACGCCGAAGGACTGGATGCCATCAACTCGCGCATCCATGAGCTTGACGAGCTCACCCGCCGCTGGGGGCCGACGCTTGAGGACGTCATCGCGTGGCGTGACAAGGCGGCGTTTGAGGTCGAGGACCTGGACGCCTCGCCGGAAAAGGTGGAGGAGCTCAAGGCGCAACGTCAACAGGCTTTTGACGATGCCATGAAAGCAGCCGATGCGTTAAGTAAGAAACGCAAACTTGCGGCGAAGGCGTTGGCGGGCACGGTCACCAAGGAGCTTTCGGCTTTGGCCATGGCCGGGGCCGGCTTGGAGATTCGCGTGGTTCGGCGCGATGCCTCATCCACGAACCAACAGAACACCGTCCACGACGATGAGTCTGGCAGCTCTGCCTCGACCTGGCCGTTGGATGTCAACGGCATTGATGACATCGAATTCCTGTTCACGCCATTCCCGGGCTCGCCGCAACTGCCAATGGGCAAAAGCGCATCCGGCGGTGAACTGAGTCGGCTCATGCTGGCGCTGGAGTTGGCTGTGGCCGAAAAGCGGACTTCCGGGTCAAGCGACATGACGTTCATCTTCGATGAGGTCGACGCCGGAGTAGGTGGCAAAGCCGCCGTCGAGCTGGGCAAGCGCATCGCCAGGCTCTCCCGAACCTCGCAGGTCATCGTGGTCACCCACCTGGCCCAGGTCGCCTCCTGGGCCGATACCCAGTTCGTGGTCAGCAAAGGCAGTACCCAAGGCTCTGGCTCAAAGGCGCCAATCGAGACCACAGTCAATGAGGTCACCGGCGATGCCCGAGTCCATGAGATTGCCAGAATGCTCTCCGGCAGCGAATCCGCCACGTCCCTAAGTCATGCTCAAGAGCTTCTGGCCTCCAGTAAGCTATAG
- a CDS encoding HAD family phosphatase has product MKTNEGKAAIFDLDGTLLDSMDVWHQVDVDFFRSRNIPLTDDYMGIVNAMRPDEVARYTIERYGLRDTPAELAKLWDSMVLEAYGTTVEAKPHAVEYLDYLKSSGARLAVATSLSPQVREVGMEHVGIRKFFDVVVSVEDTDARSKHSSEVYLVAASRLGVAAKNCTVFEDLLVAVKAAKTAGMHVWAMEDNYSLEDRPTITEIADGVIDDFANAPKVL; this is encoded by the coding sequence ATGAAGACGAACGAAGGCAAAGCAGCCATCTTTGATTTGGATGGGACGTTGCTTGATTCGATGGACGTATGGCATCAGGTCGACGTCGACTTCTTCCGTAGCCGCAATATCCCTTTGACGGACGATTATATGGGCATCGTCAACGCGATGCGTCCCGACGAAGTGGCCCGCTACACCATCGAGCGGTATGGTCTGCGTGACACTCCCGCCGAGCTGGCCAAGCTGTGGGATTCGATGGTGCTTGAGGCGTATGGCACCACCGTCGAGGCCAAACCGCATGCGGTGGAATATCTCGATTATCTCAAGTCGAGTGGCGCACGTCTGGCAGTGGCGACTTCGCTTTCGCCGCAGGTACGTGAGGTTGGCATGGAACATGTGGGCATTCGGAAGTTCTTCGATGTGGTGGTCAGTGTGGAGGATACCGACGCAAGAAGCAAGCACAGCTCGGAGGTATATCTCGTTGCAGCGTCACGGCTGGGAGTGGCGGCTAAGAATTGCACCGTGTTCGAGGATCTGCTGGTGGCGGTGAAAGCTGCGAAAACCGCTGGCATGCACGTATGGGCGATGGAAGACAACTATTCATTGGAGGATAGGCCGACTATCACAGAGATTGCGGATGGAGTCATTGATGACTTTGCCAATGCGCCGAAGGTTCTTTGA
- a CDS encoding GntR family transcriptional regulator, translated as MKLIISSVSGEPIYEQIKRQIREAVLNGELKSGEALPSLRKLARELRISVLTVTRAYNELADEGIIVNVQGKGSFVAEKGDERMKKELTGQVRNALRQVGVAAKAADIPLIDLMDMLETEYKKAK; from the coding sequence ATGAAACTGATCATCTCATCCGTGTCCGGAGAACCGATTTACGAGCAAATCAAACGCCAGATTCGCGAGGCCGTGTTGAACGGCGAGCTCAAGAGCGGGGAAGCGCTGCCGAGCCTGCGCAAGCTGGCACGCGAGCTGCGCATCTCCGTGCTCACCGTCACTCGTGCCTATAACGAACTGGCTGATGAGGGCATCATCGTCAATGTGCAGGGCAAAGGTTCGTTCGTCGCGGAAAAGGGCGATGAGCGGATGAAGAAGGAGCTCACCGGCCAGGTACGCAACGCTTTGCGGCAGGTGGGAGTGGCTGCGAAAGCGGCCGACATCCCGCTCATTGACCTGATGGATATGCTCGAGACTGAGTACAAGAAAGCCAAGTGA
- a CDS encoding ABC transporter ATP-binding protein, translating into MALSVTDVAKRYGSGFGLGPVTFDLPMGYIMGLIGPNGAGKSTLIKLILNMIHCDDGSISVLGVDNITDEVKVKEQLGVVFDSSYFSTYWTVKMAEESMAAAYPTWNHALFADYLEQFGIDTKKKVKDLSHGMQMKLMLAAALSHDAKLLILDEPTSGLDVLARDDLMDILQRYIEDGQHSVLFSTHITSDLEHAADLITYITQGKLYFTGSKDEFDDAFRLVKGGPDELDAVSSVAVGVRSYLTGFDALVHAEQIAGLVQANPGLHVEPVSIDDIIRLTNGRAAGPRRRGEGSSAR; encoded by the coding sequence ATGGCGTTGAGCGTCACTGACGTGGCGAAACGCTACGGTTCCGGTTTCGGCTTGGGTCCAGTGACGTTTGACCTGCCGATGGGCTACATCATGGGTCTCATCGGACCCAACGGCGCCGGCAAATCGACGCTCATCAAGCTCATCCTCAATATGATCCACTGCGATGACGGTTCGATCAGCGTGCTCGGCGTCGACAACATTACCGACGAGGTAAAGGTCAAGGAACAGCTCGGAGTTGTGTTCGATTCCAGCTACTTTTCGACGTACTGGACGGTCAAAATGGCCGAGGAATCCATGGCCGCGGCGTATCCGACATGGAATCACGCGTTGTTCGCGGACTATCTCGAGCAGTTCGGCATCGATACGAAAAAGAAGGTCAAGGATCTTTCCCATGGCATGCAGATGAAGCTCATGCTCGCTGCGGCCCTGAGCCATGACGCCAAATTGCTGATTTTGGACGAGCCGACCAGCGGTCTCGATGTATTGGCGCGCGATGACCTGATGGACATCCTGCAACGCTACATTGAGGACGGGCAGCACAGCGTGCTGTTCAGCACGCATATCACCAGTGATCTCGAGCATGCCGCCGACCTGATCACCTATATCACGCAGGGCAAGCTGTATTTCACCGGTTCCAAAGACGAGTTCGACGACGCCTTCAGGCTGGTCAAGGGAGGTCCGGACGAGCTTGATGCTGTCAGCTCCGTAGCCGTGGGCGTCCGCAGCTATCTCACAGGTTTCGACGCTTTGGTGCATGCGGAGCAAATCGCGGGTCTGGTGCAAGCCAATCCCGGTCTGCATGTCGAGCCGGTAAGCATCGATGACATCATCCGATTGACCAACGGCCGTGCCGCTGGTCCTCGGCGTCGCGGAGAAGGGAGCAGCGCGCGATGA
- a CDS encoding ABC-2 transporter permease, whose product MKSMDTKQIKRSMRLDYLRLAASGEGSVWILALVPLAFTLIGFIVDDEAITFGAAGAVTAICALYAAFSSMMVFSNEETTGNTSMNGIVPVSRLNQVFARFALSFVADAITAIEGVLCLLILFHHDEPSVSLFAGLGLGVFGVALFLGSVVIPIFYKFAVTKAMGWSFAILGLLFFAVFLIGKIMSDDMRTRMLKWMMTAKLGIVPWAAIIAILVAIVVCVCSFLLSVRVYEHKEL is encoded by the coding sequence ATGAAGAGCATGGATACCAAACAAATCAAACGATCGATGCGTCTCGATTACCTGCGCCTGGCGGCTTCCGGAGAAGGGTCGGTATGGATTCTGGCACTGGTTCCGTTGGCGTTTACTCTTATCGGTTTCATTGTCGATGATGAAGCCATAACCTTTGGAGCGGCTGGAGCAGTGACTGCTATTTGCGCCTTGTACGCCGCTTTCTCCTCCATGATGGTGTTCAGCAATGAGGAGACAACGGGCAATACCAGCATGAATGGCATTGTGCCCGTATCAAGGCTCAATCAGGTTTTTGCACGGTTTGCCCTGAGCTTTGTGGCTGATGCCATCACTGCCATTGAGGGCGTGCTCTGCCTGCTCATCTTGTTCCATCATGATGAGCCTTCTGTGTCGTTGTTCGCTGGATTGGGATTGGGCGTGTTCGGCGTTGCTCTATTCCTTGGCAGTGTGGTGATTCCGATTTTCTACAAGTTTGCGGTCACCAAGGCCATGGGCTGGAGTTTTGCGATACTGGGCTTGCTGTTCTTCGCGGTATTCCTCATTGGGAAAATCATGTCGGATGACATGCGCACTCGCATGCTGAAATGGATGATGACGGCGAAACTTGGTATTGTGCCCTGGGCCGCGATTATCGCCATTCTGGTCGCCATCGTGGTCTGCGTCTGCTCGTTCCTGCTTTCCGTTCGTGTCTACGAGCATAAGGAATTGTAA
- the thrC gene encoding threonine synthase has product MNTTFHSTRGTSEQLTSRQAIRQGLADDGGLFVTDDLGKQKVDVATLVGKSYQDMARTVLGALLPDFSASELDECVSAAYGSQWLDSAITPLKPLGDDYILELFNGPTSAFKDVALQILPQFMARTSSAESSTNEKVMVLTATSGDTGKAALAGFADTPGTGITVFYPEGKVSEIQRLQMTTQTGSNVNVCAVKGNFDDAQTAVKRIFGDKDLATKLEAGNSVSLSSANSINVGRLVPQVVYYFSAYTQLVERGVIKIGDEVGFIVPTGNFGDILAGYYAKKLGLPVGGLTVASDRNNVLFDFLTTGTYNRERPFYETTSPSMDILVSSNLERMLYYMSDGDTKLIRGLMDDLQDKGSFTIPEALLKRIRGLFSCGWADEDQVSQAITDCWNANHYVIDPHTACGYHALAQMPRETVTPRVLLSTASPYKFPRVVGKALGLDTTGTDFDCMDRLSEATGTTAPKNLRGLEHAAERFTDVISIDEMPGYARNASQQL; this is encoded by the coding sequence ATGAATACCACTTTCCACAGCACCAGAGGCACCTCCGAACAATTGACCAGCCGTCAGGCCATCCGCCAGGGGCTTGCCGACGATGGCGGGCTGTTCGTCACCGACGACCTCGGCAAACAAAAGGTCGATGTCGCCACTTTGGTCGGCAAATCCTATCAGGATATGGCACGCACGGTCTTGGGCGCTCTGCTGCCAGACTTTTCGGCTTCCGAACTTGACGAATGCGTAAGCGCCGCTTATGGCTCCCAGTGGCTCGACAGCGCCATCACCCCACTGAAACCGTTGGGCGACGATTACATCCTCGAGCTCTTCAACGGCCCGACCAGCGCCTTCAAGGACGTGGCGTTGCAGATCCTCCCGCAATTCATGGCACGTACTAGCTCTGCCGAATCCTCAACGAATGAAAAGGTGATGGTGCTCACCGCCACTTCCGGCGACACTGGCAAAGCGGCGCTCGCGGGGTTCGCCGACACCCCCGGAACCGGCATCACCGTATTCTACCCCGAAGGCAAGGTCAGTGAGATCCAGCGCCTGCAGATGACCACCCAGACCGGCTCGAACGTCAATGTCTGCGCGGTCAAGGGCAATTTCGACGACGCGCAAACCGCCGTCAAACGCATCTTCGGCGACAAGGATCTGGCCACGAAACTTGAAGCCGGCAACAGCGTCTCACTCTCCTCCGCCAATTCCATCAACGTCGGACGGCTCGTGCCGCAGGTCGTCTATTACTTCTCGGCTTACACGCAATTGGTCGAACGCGGTGTCATCAAGATCGGCGACGAGGTCGGGTTCATCGTTCCCACCGGCAATTTCGGCGACATCCTCGCCGGCTACTACGCCAAGAAGCTCGGGCTGCCGGTCGGCGGGCTCACCGTGGCCAGCGACCGCAACAACGTGCTCTTCGACTTCCTGACCACCGGCACCTACAACCGCGAGCGCCCCTTCTACGAGACCACCTCACCGTCCATGGACATCCTCGTTTCCTCGAATCTCGAACGCATGTTGTATTACATGTCTGACGGCGATACCAAGCTTATTCGCGGTCTGATGGACGATTTGCAGGACAAGGGCTCGTTTACAATTCCCGAAGCTCTTCTGAAACGGATCCGCGGACTCTTCTCCTGCGGCTGGGCTGATGAGGACCAAGTCAGCCAGGCCATCACCGATTGCTGGAACGCCAACCACTACGTCATCGACCCGCACACCGCTTGCGGCTACCATGCGCTGGCGCAGATGCCTCGCGAAACCGTGACGCCCCGAGTGCTGCTAAGCACCGCCAGCCCCTACAAGTTCCCACGCGTGGTCGGCAAGGCGCTTGGCCTCGACACCACCGGCACCGACTTCGATTGCATGGACCGGCTCTCTGAAGCCACCGGCACCACTGCTCCCAAGAACCTGCGTGGCTTGGAGCACGCCGCCGAACGTTTCACCGATGTCATCTCCATCGACGAGATGCCCGGCTATGCCAGGAACGCATCACAACAACTCTGA
- a CDS encoding glutamate-5-semialdehyde dehydrogenase: protein MIASNSQDSPVLDPDVFRQVCAMGDAAAKAQGVLALANTEQKNTLLDAIADELESGAAAIADANRPDMDAARQAGMSAGKLDRLLFDEARVRAAADGVRHVATLPDPVGEIVRGSTLPNGLRLNEVRVPIGVFGMIYEARPNVTVDVASLCLKSGNAVLLRGGHEAQHTNEATLAIIQKTLQEQGFDAALVASVDRFSRMGATAMMEARSHIDVLVPRGGAGLIQAVVRNSKVPVIETGAGNVHIYVDRAADFAKAIPVILNAKTQRVGVCNAAEKLIVHRDVAKDFLPLAARALAEAGVELHADDEAYGIIDQSGIENLNLVHATREDWDTEYLALKMGVKVVSSLDKAIEHINAHSTGHTECIISEDYTAIERFTKRIDSAVVMANASSRFTDGGMFGFGAELGISTQKLHARGPMGLTEMTTTKWIGYGTGQVRA from the coding sequence ATGATCGCAAGCAACAGCCAGGATTCACCGGTTCTCGATCCCGATGTGTTCCGTCAGGTCTGCGCCATGGGTGATGCCGCGGCCAAGGCGCAAGGAGTGCTGGCGCTCGCCAACACCGAGCAGAAGAACACGTTGCTTGATGCCATCGCGGACGAGCTTGAATCAGGCGCTGCCGCCATCGCTGATGCCAACAGGCCTGACATGGATGCCGCCAGGCAGGCCGGTATGAGTGCCGGAAAGCTTGACCGTCTGCTTTTCGACGAGGCACGGGTAAGGGCCGCTGCAGACGGAGTCCGCCATGTCGCCACGCTTCCCGATCCGGTCGGTGAGATCGTGCGTGGCTCGACATTGCCGAATGGCTTGAGGCTCAACGAAGTACGTGTGCCGATCGGCGTGTTTGGCATGATCTATGAGGCCCGTCCCAATGTCACGGTAGATGTCGCCTCGCTGTGTCTCAAATCAGGCAATGCCGTCCTGTTGCGTGGTGGCCACGAGGCGCAGCATACCAACGAAGCGACGCTCGCCATCATCCAGAAAACGTTGCAGGAACAAGGTTTTGACGCCGCGTTGGTCGCTTCCGTCGACAGGTTCAGTCGTATGGGTGCCACGGCGATGATGGAGGCGCGAAGCCATATCGACGTGCTGGTGCCGCGTGGGGGAGCAGGACTCATCCAGGCCGTCGTGCGCAACTCCAAGGTGCCGGTCATCGAGACAGGTGCGGGCAACGTCCATATCTACGTCGACAGGGCGGCGGATTTCGCCAAGGCCATCCCGGTCATCCTGAACGCCAAAACGCAGCGGGTCGGGGTGTGCAACGCGGCGGAAAAGCTCATCGTCCACCGCGATGTGGCCAAGGACTTCCTGCCGCTTGCCGCCCGTGCGCTCGCGGAAGCCGGAGTGGAGCTCCATGCCGACGACGAGGCATACGGGATCATCGACCAAAGCGGTATTGAAAACCTCAATCTAGTGCACGCCACACGCGAGGATTGGGACACGGAATACCTTGCACTGAAAATGGGTGTCAAGGTCGTGAGCTCTTTGGACAAGGCGATCGAGCATATCAACGCCCATTCCACCGGACACACCGAATGCATCATCTCCGAGGACTACACCGCCATCGAACGCTTCACCAAACGTATCGATTCGGCGGTGGTCATGGCCAACGCCTCCTCAAGGTTCACGGATGGCGGTATGTTCGGATTTGGAGCTGAATTGGGCATCTCGACGCAGAAACTGCATGCCCGCGGACCGATGGGGCTCACGGAGATGACCACGACCAAATGGATTGGCTATGGCACCGGCCAGGTGCGGGCTTGA
- a CDS encoding phosphoribosylglycinamide synthetase — protein MAEDRGIDVNNPRIGLKIASERLAIVRYVFLVQVEDGIATADQRASLEYADAALIGWPEMDADDVVDLDEDGKQTVAERLAAMERYIAEFSRREAQGDVDAMNDLLVRATECVASVRRLYQPDFPIPTFAEIRRVVQDEYDEDMGKIDPGEHATVEAIEEQTEQADEKREEAEAETSQDGDKAKAKGKGDGKA, from the coding sequence CTGGCCGAAGACCGTGGCATCGATGTGAACAACCCCCGCATCGGCCTCAAGATCGCCTCCGAGCGCCTCGCCATCGTCCGTTACGTCTTCCTGGTGCAGGTCGAGGACGGCATCGCCACCGCGGACCAGCGCGCCTCCCTCGAGTACGCGGACGCTGCGCTGATCGGTTGGCCTGAAATGGATGCAGACGACGTGGTCGACCTCGATGAGGACGGCAAGCAGACCGTGGCCGAGCGTCTCGCCGCGATGGAGCGCTACATCGCCGAGTTCAGCAGGCGGGAGGCGCAGGGCGATGTCGACGCGATGAACGATCTGCTCGTGCGCGCCACCGAGTGCGTCGCCTCGGTACGCAGGCTCTACCAGCCCGATTTCCCGATTCCCACATTCGCCGAGATCCGCCGCGTCGTGCAGGACGAATACGACGAGGACATGGGCAAGATCGATCCGGGCGAGCACGCCACCGTCGAGGCCATCGAGGAGCAGACCGAGCAAGCCGACGAGAAGCGTGAAGAGGCCGAGGCGGAAACGTCCCAGGATGGCGACAAAGCCAAGGCCAAGGGCAAAGGCGATGGCAAGGCATGA
- the nadD gene encoding nicotinate-nucleotide adenylyltransferase has product MSDGSVPVSVDAAAGEKIPPTRLGNVVKSPSLDTANDQSQPPEQTRKMSGLSSVPDPNSIEAPGSQPIHKRLQGARRRIGIMGGTFDPVHNGHLVAASEVAWVYNLDEVIFVPTGRPAFKLGKHVTNAEDRYLMTVIATASNPRFTVSRVDIDRPGVTYTIDTLRDIHALNPDAELFFITGADAVAEILKWKEARSMFDLAHFVAVTRPGYQSPEHMRTQIEVDTLEIPALAISSTDVRHRVSLGEPVWYLVPDGVVQYIAKHGLYTQP; this is encoded by the coding sequence ATGAGTGACGGTTCTGTTCCCGTTTCCGTCGACGCGGCCGCGGGCGAAAAGATTCCGCCGACACGGCTGGGCAATGTCGTCAAAAGTCCATCATTGGACACCGCCAACGATCAGTCGCAGCCCCCGGAACAGACCCGCAAGATGTCCGGGCTGTCCTCCGTGCCTGACCCGAATTCCATAGAGGCTCCCGGTTCGCAACCAATCCACAAGCGCCTTCAAGGCGCGCGTCGCCGCATCGGCATCATGGGCGGCACCTTCGACCCCGTGCACAACGGCCATTTGGTTGCCGCCAGCGAAGTCGCCTGGGTCTACAACCTCGACGAGGTGATCTTCGTGCCGACGGGCCGTCCGGCCTTCAAGCTAGGCAAGCACGTCACTAACGCCGAGGACCGCTACCTGATGACCGTCATCGCCACGGCCTCGAATCCCAGATTCACCGTCTCACGCGTCGATATCGACCGGCCAGGCGTCACCTACACGATCGACACGTTGCGTGACATCCACGCGCTGAACCCCGACGCCGAGCTTTTCTTCATCACCGGCGCCGACGCCGTGGCCGAGATTCTCAAATGGAAAGAGGCGCGGAGCATGTTCGACCTCGCGCACTTCGTCGCCGTCACCCGGCCCGGCTACCAAAGCCCCGAGCACATGCGCACGCAAATCGAAGTCGACACCTTGGAAATCCCCGCGTTGGCCATCTCCTCAACCGACGTCCGCCACCGCGTCTCGTTGGGCGAACCGGTCTGGTACCTCGTTCCCGACGGCGTGGTGCAATACATTGCCAAGCACGGGCTATATACCCAGCCCTGA
- a CDS encoding ribose-phosphate diphosphokinase, with translation MVSAILEGKPSKNLILVTGRAHPQLAADVANQLGIDILKTTAYDFANGEMYVRYTESVRGADVFVLQSHAGDVNKAIMEQLIMIDALKRASARSITAVCPLLGYSRQDKKHLGREPISCRLVFDLLRTAGADRVMSVDLHAAQSQGFFDGPVDHLIAMPVLVDYIRDRFEGNLDNVAVVSPDAGRIRVAEQWAQRLGGGPLAFVHKTRDINRPNHATSNRVVGDVVGKDCVLVDDLIDTGGTIVGACEVLKQAGAKSVTVVATHGVLSDPAVERLKNSGAREVVLTDTVPIDESKRWDGLTVLSIAPLLASAIKAVFEDGSVAKLFDTYPEHHGQGFLFA, from the coding sequence ATGGTGAGCGCAATCCTAGAAGGAAAGCCCAGTAAGAATCTCATACTCGTCACCGGCAGGGCCCATCCCCAGCTGGCGGCGGACGTCGCCAACCAGCTTGGCATCGACATCCTCAAAACCACGGCATACGATTTCGCGAATGGCGAGATGTATGTGCGCTACACCGAATCGGTGCGTGGCGCGGACGTCTTTGTATTGCAAAGCCATGCCGGTGACGTCAACAAGGCCATCATGGAACAGCTCATCATGATTGACGCGTTGAAGCGCGCCTCGGCCCGTTCCATCACCGCCGTCTGCCCGCTTCTGGGCTATTCCCGCCAGGACAAGAAGCATCTCGGCCGCGAGCCCATTTCCTGCCGTCTCGTCTTTGATCTGCTGCGCACCGCAGGTGCCGACCGCGTGATGAGCGTGGATTTGCATGCCGCGCAGTCGCAGGGCTTCTTCGACGGACCGGTCGATCACCTGATCGCCATGCCGGTGCTGGTCGACTATATCCGCGACCGTTTCGAGGGCAATCTCGACAATGTCGCCGTGGTCTCCCCGGACGCCGGCCGTATCCGTGTGGCCGAACAATGGGCGCAGCGCCTGGGCGGAGGCCCGCTCGCCTTCGTCCACAAGACCCGCGACATCAACCGCCCGAACCATGCCACCTCCAACCGCGTGGTCGGCGACGTGGTCGGCAAGGATTGTGTCCTGGTCGACGACTTGATTGATACCGGCGGCACCATCGTCGGCGCCTGCGAAGTGCTGAAACAGGCCGGCGCCAAGTCCGTTACCGTCGTTGCCACGCACGGCGTGCTTTCCGATCCCGCCGTCGAGCGCCTCAAGAACAGCGGCGCCCGCGAGGTCGTGTTGACCGACACCGTGCCGATCGACGAATCCAAGCGTTGGGACGGGCTCACCGTCCTTTCCATCGCGCCGCTCTTGGCCAGCGCCATCAAGGCCGTCTTCGAGGATGGCTCGGTCGCCAAGCTCTTCGACACCTATCCAGAACATCACGGGCAGGGCTTCCTCTTCGCCTGA